A single genomic interval of Adhaeribacter pallidiroseus harbors:
- a CDS encoding LacI family DNA-binding transcriptional regulator — MYMESINIKQLAKALNLSTSTVSRAFRNNSDINKETKERILAMARELNYQPNHYASNLRERKSKTIAVIVPELANNFFLQAINGLEQVASEKGYHILIYLTYDKYEKEVAFINDLHNGRADGIIMSVSGESASEHRYLHRLKSKNIPLVFFDRIYEDIEAPRVTSNDYESSFAATEHLIKSGCDRIAFLVIHKNLSIGKMRMQGYQDALQKHRLPYRDELVIDCSNDPQKNYRILNQAFKKWKPNGAFAAVERLAIASYYVCHDAGIAIPQDLKIISFSSLEIAPLLNPSLSTISQPAFAMGYQAATLLFQSIENGIEQAPMEHIVLQSKLIKRQSTAK; from the coding sequence ATGTACATGGAATCCATTAATATCAAGCAATTAGCCAAAGCTCTTAATTTATCTACTTCTACCGTTTCGCGGGCCTTCCGGAACAACAGCGATATTAATAAAGAAACCAAGGAACGGATTTTGGCTATGGCCCGGGAGCTTAATTACCAGCCCAACCATTACGCCAGCAATTTACGCGAACGGAAAAGTAAAACCATTGCGGTTATTGTACCGGAGTTAGCCAATAATTTTTTTCTGCAGGCTATAAACGGTTTAGAGCAGGTAGCCAGCGAAAAAGGCTATCATATTTTAATTTACCTTACTTACGATAAATACGAGAAAGAAGTAGCCTTTATTAACGATTTGCACAACGGCCGGGCCGATGGCATTATTATGTCGGTTTCCGGCGAATCGGCGAGTGAGCACCGTTATTTGCACCGGCTTAAAAGCAAAAATATCCCCTTGGTTTTCTTCGATCGCATTTACGAAGATATTGAAGCGCCCCGGGTAACCAGCAACGATTACGAAAGCAGTTTTGCCGCTACCGAGCACCTAATTAAAAGTGGCTGCGACCGGATTGCTTTTTTAGTGATTCACAAAAACTTATCGATTGGTAAAATGCGCATGCAGGGTTACCAAGATGCTTTGCAGAAACACCGCCTGCCGTACCGCGACGAACTCGTAATAGATTGCAGCAACGATCCCCAAAAAAACTACCGGATTTTAAACCAAGCTTTTAAAAAATGGAAGCCTAATGGGGCTTTTGCCGCCGTAGAGCGCCTGGCTATTGCCAGTTATTACGTTTGCCACGATGCCGGTATTGCCATACCCCAAGATTTAAAAATAATCAGTTTTTCTAGCTTAGAAATTGCTCCTCTCCTGAATCCTTCCTTATCCACTATTTCGCAACCAGCCTTTGCTATGGGCTACCAAGCCGCTACGTTGTTGTTTCAATCGATTGAAAATGGTATAGAGCAAGCGCCCATGGAACATATTGTGTTGCAATCTAAGTTAATTAAACGCCAGTCTACCGCCAAGTAA